One genomic region from Prevotella sp. Rep29 encodes:
- the cysS gene encoding cysteine--tRNA ligase — MEQKLLIYNTLSRRKEQFEPVNAPNVGMYVCGPTVYGDPHLGHARPAITFDVVFRYLKHLGYKVRYVRNITDVGHLENDADEGDDKIAKKARLEQLEPMEVAQYYTNRYHDAMTALNVLPPSIEPHATGHIIEQQQLVQQIIDNGFAYESNGSVYFDIEKYNGKFHYGRLSGRNLDDVINASRELDGVGEKHNQVDFALWKKAQPSHIMRWSSKWGEGFPGWHCECTAMGQKYLGAHFDIHGGGMDLVFPHHECEIAQAVASQGHDMVKYWMHNNMITINGQKMGKSLGNFITLEQFFTGQHESLTKAYSPMTIRFFILSAHYRGTVDFSNDALMAAEKGLERLLNSISDLKRITPADTCDADTERIVTSLRQKCYDAMNDDFATPQLISHLFEACSVVNRLIDHKGTICGQCLKELTETMHLFTFDLLGLKEDAGSGSNEREEAFGKVVDMVLDLRAKAKAEKDWATSDRIRDELSAAGFEVKDTKDGVSWRLNK; from the coding sequence ATGGAACAGAAACTGCTTATTTACAATACATTGAGTCGCCGCAAGGAACAGTTTGAACCGGTGAATGCACCGAACGTGGGAATGTACGTCTGCGGACCTACGGTCTATGGTGACCCGCATCTGGGGCATGCCCGTCCGGCAATCACGTTCGACGTGGTGTTCCGCTATCTCAAACACCTGGGATATAAAGTGCGCTACGTGCGCAACATCACCGACGTAGGGCACCTGGAAAACGATGCGGACGAAGGCGACGACAAGATTGCAAAGAAAGCACGTCTTGAACAACTGGAACCGATGGAAGTGGCGCAGTATTACACCAACCGCTACCATGACGCCATGACCGCACTCAACGTCCTGCCGCCAAGCATTGAACCGCACGCAACAGGACACATCATCGAGCAGCAGCAACTCGTGCAGCAGATCATAGACAACGGATTTGCCTATGAGAGCAACGGATCGGTGTATTTCGACATTGAGAAGTATAACGGCAAATTCCACTACGGACGCCTGTCCGGGCGCAATCTGGACGACGTGATAAACGCCAGCCGCGAACTGGATGGCGTGGGCGAGAAACACAACCAGGTGGATTTCGCTTTGTGGAAGAAAGCACAACCCAGTCATATCATGCGATGGTCGAGCAAGTGGGGCGAAGGATTCCCCGGCTGGCACTGCGAGTGCACGGCAATGGGACAGAAATACCTGGGAGCGCACTTCGACATCCACGGCGGCGGCATGGACCTGGTGTTTCCACATCATGAATGCGAAATAGCACAAGCCGTGGCAAGTCAAGGACACGACATGGTGAAATACTGGATGCACAACAACATGATTACCATCAACGGACAGAAGATGGGCAAGTCGCTGGGCAACTTCATCACCCTCGAACAGTTCTTCACAGGACAGCACGAAAGCCTGACGAAAGCCTACTCACCGATGACCATACGCTTCTTCATACTTTCTGCACACTATCGCGGCACGGTGGATTTCTCCAACGATGCGCTTATGGCTGCAGAAAAAGGACTGGAACGTCTGCTCAACAGCATCAGCGACCTCAAACGAATCACTCCGGCAGACACATGCGATGCCGATACGGAAAGAATCGTGACGTCGCTCCGGCAGAAGTGCTATGACGCCATGAACGACGACTTTGCCACACCGCAACTCATCAGCCATCTGTTTGAGGCTTGCAGCGTCGTGAACAGACTCATCGACCACAAAGGTACAATCTGCGGACAGTGTCTGAAAGAACTGACGGAAACGATGCACCTCTTCACCTTCGACCTGTTGGGACTCAAAGAGGATGCCGGCAGTGGCAGCAACGAGCGCGAGGAAGCCTTCGGAAAGGTTGTGGACATGGTGCTCGACCTGCGGGCAAAGGCAAAGGCAGAAAAGGACTGGGCTACCAGTGACCGCATCCGTGACGAACTCTCTGCCGCAGGTTTCGAGGTGAAAGACACGAAGGATGGCGTGTCTTGGCGACTCAACAAATAA
- a CDS encoding succinate CoA transferase translates to MAYKRLSAAEAAAMIKNDENLALSGFTPAGAPKAVTRELAKIAEAEHAAGRPFKVGVLTGASTGQSTDGVLALANAIKYRAPYTTNGDFRKSVNAGEIPYNDIHLSHMAQEMRYGFFGEIDWAILEVCDIEEGETTCKAYLTAAGGISPTAARLAKRVILELNSFHNPNAKFIQDVYEPADPPYRKAIPIENVGDRIGKPYVEIPREKIVGVVECNLPDEARGFKDSDPITDKIGHLVAEFLVNDMHRGIIPKTFLPLQSGVGSTANAILGALGKDKNVPDFNVYTEVIQDAVIDMMLHGRVKDASTCSLTVSNECLMQVYDNMDHFKNHLTIRPCEISNNPEIIRRLGVIAINTAIEVDIYGNANSTHISGTKMMNGIGGSGDFERNAFISIFTCASTAKDGLISSIVPFVSHQDHSEHDVNIIVTEQGVADLRAKSPMQRAELIIENCVHPDYKQLLWDYLKIAKGGHTKHNLPAAFAFHDTLARKGDMRLTDFAEYVK, encoded by the coding sequence ATGGCTTACAAACGTTTATCGGCTGCCGAAGCTGCAGCAATGATTAAAAACGATGAGAATCTGGCACTCAGTGGATTCACTCCCGCAGGAGCGCCGAAAGCAGTGACAAGAGAGTTGGCAAAGATTGCAGAGGCTGAGCATGCTGCAGGAAGACCCTTCAAGGTGGGCGTCCTCACAGGAGCATCTACAGGTCAGAGCACCGACGGAGTGCTCGCACTCGCAAACGCTATCAAGTATCGCGCACCCTACACGACGAACGGCGACTTCCGTAAGAGTGTGAATGCCGGCGAAATTCCTTACAACGACATCCACCTCAGCCACATGGCACAGGAGATGCGCTATGGATTCTTCGGCGAAATCGACTGGGCTATCCTTGAAGTGTGCGACATCGAAGAAGGCGAAACTACCTGCAAAGCCTATCTCACCGCTGCCGGCGGCATCAGCCCGACGGCTGCAAGACTGGCAAAGCGTGTCATCCTCGAACTCAACAGTTTCCATAATCCTAACGCCAAGTTCATACAAGACGTTTACGAGCCGGCTGACCCGCCTTATCGCAAGGCTATTCCTATCGAGAACGTCGGCGACCGCATCGGTAAGCCTTACGTGGAAATTCCGCGCGAGAAGATTGTGGGCGTCGTAGAATGCAACCTGCCCGACGAGGCAAGAGGATTCAAAGACAGCGACCCCATCACCGACAAAATCGGACATCTCGTGGCTGAATTCCTCGTCAACGACATGCATCGCGGCATCATCCCGAAGACCTTCCTGCCGCTGCAGAGCGGTGTGGGCTCTACTGCCAACGCCATCCTCGGCGCACTCGGCAAGGACAAGAACGTGCCCGACTTCAACGTATATACCGAAGTGATACAGGACGCAGTCATCGACATGATGCTCCACGGACGTGTGAAGGACGCATCTACCTGCTCGCTCACCGTCAGCAACGAGTGTCTCATGCAGGTGTATGACAACATGGACCACTTCAAGAACCATCTGACCATCCGTCCTTGTGAAATCAGTAACAACCCGGAGATTATCCGTCGCTTAGGAGTCATCGCCATCAACACCGCCATCGAGGTGGATATCTATGGCAATGCCAACTCTACACACATCTCTGGAACGAAGATGATGAACGGAATCGGTGGCTCAGGCGACTTCGAGCGCAACGCATTCATCTCAATCTTCACCTGCGCATCGACGGCGAAAGACGGACTCATCTCGAGCATCGTGCCTTTCGTTTCGCATCAGGACCACTCAGAGCACGACGTGAACATCATCGTGACAGAGCAGGGCGTTGCCGACCTCCGCGCGAAGAGTCCGATGCAGCGTGCCGAACTGATTATCGAGAATTGTGTGCATCCCGATTATAAGCAGCTGCTCTGGGATTACCTGAAGATAGCAAAGGGCGGACACACCAAGCACAACCTGCCGGCAGCATTCGCATTCCACGACACACTCGCACGCAAGGGCGACATGCGTCTCACGGATTTTGCTGAATATGTGAAATAA
- a CDS encoding glycerophosphodiester phosphodiesterase family protein: MKRLIFVSAFLLLLLTTAEAQTRVVAHRGYWTVDGCVENTLASLQNAADAKVWGSEFDVWITADGKAVVHHDATVDGLRIETARYKDVKKKRLKNGKRLPTLEEYLKLGRRLKDLRLVLELKPHKERANEDRCVAEVLRLVGKYGVAKQTEYISFSMHICEELVRRVPGVEVAYLGGNVSPEEVKKRGLTGIDYSQNVFAKHPEWIAEAKRLGLVVNVWTVDQPEAMQHFVDEGVDIITTNYPIEAMKIANGQ, encoded by the coding sequence ATGAAACGACTCATTTTTGTTTCTGCCTTTCTCCTCTTGCTGCTGACGACGGCTGAGGCACAGACACGGGTGGTTGCCCATCGCGGCTATTGGACGGTGGACGGCTGTGTGGAGAACACGCTTGCTTCGTTGCAGAACGCTGCCGATGCGAAGGTGTGGGGCTCGGAATTTGACGTGTGGATTACTGCCGACGGCAAGGCTGTGGTCCATCATGACGCTACGGTGGACGGACTGCGCATCGAGACAGCCCGCTATAAAGATGTCAAGAAGAAACGGTTGAAGAACGGCAAGCGACTGCCTACGCTGGAAGAGTATCTGAAACTGGGACGACGGCTGAAAGACCTGCGGCTGGTGCTCGAGCTCAAGCCCCACAAGGAGCGTGCGAACGAGGACCGCTGCGTGGCGGAAGTGTTGCGACTGGTCGGGAAATATGGCGTTGCCAAACAGACCGAGTATATTTCTTTCTCGATGCACATTTGCGAAGAGCTGGTTCGTCGGGTGCCCGGCGTGGAGGTGGCTTACCTTGGCGGCAATGTGTCACCGGAGGAAGTGAAGAAACGCGGTCTGACGGGCATCGACTATTCGCAGAACGTTTTCGCGAAGCACCCTGAATGGATTGCCGAAGCCAAGCGCTTAGGACTGGTCGTGAACGTATGGACGGTGGACCAGCCGGAAGCCATGCAACATTTCGTCGATGAGGGCGTGGACATCATCACGACCAACTACCCCATTGAGGCGATGAAGATTGCAAACGGACAATAA
- a CDS encoding RNA methyltransferase — MRKLRTIEMHRLSVEEFREAEKMPLVVVLDDVRSLYNVGSVFRTCDAFRVEAVYLCGITATPPHPEIHKTALGGEESVTWRYFKTADEAVEELHREGCLVYAVEQAEGSTSLDGLDFHRMYGNEDGARRKVAVIFGNEVKGVHQSVVDASDGCIEIPQFGTKHSMNVAVTAGMVIWEFAKYFYHHLK, encoded by the coding sequence ATGAGAAAACTGCGCACGATAGAGATGCACCGCCTGTCGGTGGAGGAATTTCGGGAAGCGGAAAAGATGCCGCTTGTCGTGGTGCTCGACGATGTGCGCTCGCTATACAACGTAGGCTCGGTGTTCCGCACGTGCGATGCCTTCCGCGTAGAGGCTGTCTATCTCTGCGGCATCACAGCCACACCTCCTCATCCGGAGATTCACAAGACGGCGCTCGGAGGCGAAGAGAGTGTGACGTGGCGCTATTTCAAGACGGCAGACGAGGCAGTGGAAGAACTGCACCGGGAGGGTTGCTTGGTCTATGCGGTGGAACAGGCTGAAGGTTCTACGAGTCTGGACGGGTTGGACTTTCACCGCATGTATGGGAACGAAGACGGCGCAAGGCGCAAGGTTGCCGTCATTTTCGGCAACGAGGTGAAGGGAGTTCATCAGAGCGTAGTCGATGCGTCGGACGGCTGCATCGAGATTCCGCAGTTCGGCACGAAACATTCGATGAACGTGGCGGTGACGGCAGGAATGGTCATCTGGGAGTTTGCAAAATATTTTTATCACCATTTAAAATAA
- a CDS encoding SufE family protein: protein MTINELQDEVIEEFSSFDDWMDKYQLLIDLGNEQEPLDEQYKTESNLIEGCQSRVWLQADYRDGLIEFQAESDALIVKGIIALLIRVLNRHTPQEILEAELYFIDRIGLHEHLSPTRSNGLLAMIKRIKAYAVAFQAKEQA from the coding sequence ATGACAATCAACGAACTGCAAGACGAGGTCATCGAGGAATTTTCGAGCTTCGACGACTGGATGGATAAATATCAGCTGCTCATCGACTTGGGCAACGAACAGGAACCGCTCGACGAGCAATACAAGACGGAGAGCAACCTTATCGAGGGCTGCCAGAGCCGCGTGTGGCTGCAGGCAGACTATCGGGACGGGCTCATTGAGTTTCAGGCAGAGAGCGACGCCCTGATTGTGAAAGGCATCATCGCACTGCTCATTCGCGTGCTGAACCGCCACACACCACAGGAAATACTCGAAGCGGAACTCTATTTCATCGACCGCATCGGACTCCACGAGCACCTCTCTCCCACCCGTTCGAACGGACTGCTCGCCATGATTAAACGAATCAAAGCGTATGCCGTAGCATTTCAAGCAAAGGAACAGGCATGA
- a CDS encoding peptidase U32 family protein → MNNYHLEDFEIMAPVGSRESLAAAIQAGADSVYFGIGQLNMRSHSANHFTIDDLREIAATCSEHGIKTYLTVNTIIYQDDLETMREIVDAAREAGITAVIASDVAVMNYCNQIGEEVHLSTQLNISNVEALKFYAQFADVVVLARELNIGQVTAIHQEIERQDIRGPRGELIRIEMFCHGALCMAISGKCYLSLDNTARSANRGECMQLCRRSYVVTDAETGTQLEVDNKYIMSPKDLKTIRFIDRMMAAGVRVFKIEGRARGPEYVYTVVKAYKEAIAAVVADHNNGTDTQFTEERKNQWDEELARVFNRGFWDGYYQGQTLGEWNSNYGSNATEKKVLVGKVIKYFSRLNVAEVAVQASEISLGDKLLITGPTTGVMYLDLNEMRYELQPVERAEKGWRVSIPVTGKVRPNDKLFKLESIKKES, encoded by the coding sequence ATGAACAACTACCATTTAGAGGATTTTGAAATTATGGCGCCCGTCGGCTCGCGCGAAAGCCTTGCAGCTGCGATTCAAGCCGGTGCGGACTCCGTTTATTTTGGCATCGGGCAACTCAATATGCGCTCGCATTCTGCCAACCATTTCACGATAGACGACCTTCGGGAGATTGCTGCCACCTGTTCGGAACATGGCATCAAGACCTATCTCACCGTGAACACGATTATCTATCAGGACGACCTCGAGACAATGCGGGAGATTGTGGATGCGGCACGGGAGGCTGGCATCACCGCCGTCATCGCCTCGGACGTGGCAGTCATGAACTACTGCAACCAGATTGGCGAGGAGGTTCACTTGTCCACGCAACTGAACATATCGAACGTCGAAGCGCTGAAATTCTATGCGCAGTTTGCCGACGTGGTGGTGCTGGCACGCGAGCTCAACATCGGGCAGGTGACCGCCATCCATCAGGAAATTGAGCGGCAGGACATCCGAGGACCGCGCGGTGAGCTGATTCGCATCGAGATGTTCTGCCACGGAGCACTCTGCATGGCTATCAGCGGGAAATGCTATCTCAGCCTCGACAACACGGCGAGGAGTGCCAACCGCGGCGAATGCATGCAACTGTGCCGGCGTTCCTATGTCGTGACCGACGCTGAAACGGGCACCCAACTGGAGGTGGACAACAAATACATCATGAGTCCGAAAGACCTGAAGACCATCCGTTTTATCGACCGCATGATGGCGGCTGGCGTGCGGGTGTTCAAGATAGAGGGACGTGCACGCGGACCGGAGTATGTCTATACGGTGGTGAAAGCCTATAAGGAAGCTATTGCCGCCGTGGTGGCTGACCATAACAACGGCACGGACACGCAATTTACGGAAGAGCGCAAGAACCAGTGGGACGAGGAGTTGGCACGGGTGTTCAACCGCGGCTTCTGGGACGGGTATTACCAAGGACAGACACTCGGCGAATGGAACAGCAACTACGGCTCGAACGCCACGGAGAAAAAGGTGCTCGTGGGAAAGGTCATCAAGTATTTCTCGCGCCTCAACGTGGCTGAAGTGGCAGTGCAAGCCAGCGAAATCAGCCTGGGCGACAAGCTGCTCATCACCGGTCCGACGACGGGTGTGATGTACTTGGATCTGAACGAGATGCGCTACGAACTCCAACCTGTCGAGAGAGCGGAAAAAGGATGGCGCGTCTCGATTCCCGTGACGGGGAAGGTGCGCCCCAACGACAAACTCTTCAAACTCGAAAGCATCAAGAAAGAATCATAA
- the pncB gene encoding nicotinate phosphoribosyltransferase encodes MRQIITHFTDDDLYKMSMCCAVIDNFPRAQVKYEFVDRNHTVYPEGFADELNRQVEALEGVVITDEEVDFMRRKCYYIPEWFYRYLRGFRFSHHWVKAWQDDEGYLHIEFEGNWSDTILLEVKVLAIISELYYIMTGQTDKLDYDVYYKKSYAKAERLLEAGCVYSDFGTRRRASFEAEDTVVRAMKDCQNSRQWEGRFVGTSNVYLAMKHDLLPVGTMAHEFVCAIGGMYGPQMANNIAMNAWRNTFRGALGTYLYDSFGWDIFSMNFSEDFANLFKGLRVDSGDNYEQLQKIVAKYKSLGIDSRSKQVIFSNALDTDRAIEIQQYAKDLCQPSFGIGTHFTNDFEGIKPMNIVIKLVAAKITESWRFYNDTCKLSEDKGKHTGKPEVIQRFMDAIHFGE; translated from the coding sequence ATGAGACAGATTATCACCCACTTTACGGACGACGATCTTTACAAGATGTCGATGTGTTGCGCCGTGATTGACAATTTTCCGCGCGCCCAAGTGAAATATGAGTTTGTTGACCGCAACCATACGGTCTATCCCGAGGGGTTTGCCGACGAGTTGAACCGTCAGGTTGAGGCGCTCGAGGGAGTGGTCATTACCGACGAAGAGGTGGATTTCATGCGCCGCAAGTGCTATTACATTCCCGAATGGTTCTACCGTTACCTGCGCGGCTTCCGCTTCTCGCACCACTGGGTGAAGGCATGGCAGGACGACGAGGGCTATCTGCACATTGAGTTTGAGGGGAATTGGAGTGATACGATTCTCCTTGAAGTGAAGGTGCTTGCCATCATTTCTGAACTTTATTATATCATGACTGGGCAGACGGACAAGCTCGATTATGACGTTTATTACAAGAAGTCGTATGCGAAAGCAGAGCGGTTGTTGGAAGCGGGCTGTGTGTACAGTGATTTCGGCACGCGCCGCAGGGCATCGTTCGAGGCTGAAGACACGGTGGTGCGGGCGATGAAGGACTGCCAGAACAGTCGTCAGTGGGAAGGACGGTTCGTCGGCACGAGCAATGTCTATCTTGCCATGAAGCACGATTTGCTGCCTGTGGGTACGATGGCACATGAGTTTGTCTGTGCTATCGGCGGCATGTATGGTCCGCAGATGGCGAACAACATAGCGATGAACGCCTGGCGCAACACGTTCAGGGGAGCGCTCGGAACCTATCTGTATGACAGTTTCGGATGGGACATCTTCAGCATGAACTTCTCCGAAGACTTCGCCAATCTGTTCAAAGGACTGCGCGTGGACAGCGGCGACAACTATGAGCAGTTGCAGAAGATTGTGGCGAAATACAAGTCATTGGGCATCGACTCTCGCTCGAAGCAAGTCATTTTCAGCAATGCGCTGGACACCGACCGCGCAATAGAGATTCAGCAATATGCGAAAGACCTTTGTCAGCCGTCATTCGGTATCGGTACGCACTTCACCAACGACTTCGAAGGCATCAAGCCAATGAACATCGTCATCAAGCTGGTGGCTGCCAAGATTACGGAGTCGTGGCGCTTCTACAACGATACCTGCAAGCTGTCGGAAGACAAAGGGAAACATACGGGTAAGCCGGAAGTCATCCAGCGATTCATGGATGCCATCCATTTTGGAGAATAA
- a CDS encoding RNase H family protein, translating to MDIENLNPPDWRNDTVLPLNPAVKADAWAVDAACSGNPGPMEYQCIDLTTGAQVFHFGPIHGTNNIGEFLAIVHALALMEQRHIRKTIYSDSFTAITWIRKRQCKTKLEHNEKTAKLYEVIRRAENWLRTHSVHVPLIQWDTKAWGEIPADFGRK from the coding sequence TTGGATATTGAGAATTTAAATCCACCTGACTGGCGGAACGACACCGTACTGCCGCTCAACCCTGCCGTCAAAGCCGACGCGTGGGCGGTAGATGCTGCCTGTTCGGGCAACCCCGGACCGATGGAATATCAGTGCATCGACCTGACTACAGGAGCGCAAGTGTTTCATTTCGGACCGATTCACGGAACAAACAATATCGGCGAATTCCTTGCTATCGTCCACGCATTGGCGCTCATGGAACAGCGACACATCAGGAAAACCATTTACAGCGATAGTTTCACTGCCATCACTTGGATACGAAAAAGACAATGTAAGACCAAACTGGAGCACAACGAAAAAACGGCAAAGCTCTATGAGGTCATCCGACGGGCAGAGAACTGGCTGCGTACCCACTCCGTACACGTGCCTCTCATCCAGTGGGACACAAAGGCGTGGGGAGAGATTCCCGCCGACTTCGGGCGGAAGTAA
- the argS gene encoding arginine--tRNA ligase — MNIEQQLSRSVMAAVKALYGQEIPEKTAQVQQTRSEFEGNLTLVVFPFLKISKKKPEDTAQEIGDWLLEHEPAIERFNVVKGFLNMTIARKAWVELLNSIDDDATFGCKKATDESPLVMIEYSSPNTNKPLHLGHVRNNLLGWSLAQIMEANGNRVVKTNIVNDRGIHICKSMLAWQKWGNGETPETSGKKGDHLIGDYYVAFDKHYREEVAALQQQLIAEGVDAETAEKRAKDEAPLMQEARQMLIRWEQEDPEVRGLWKMMNDWVYAGFDETYRELGVAFDKIYYESETYLEGKKKVEEGLEKGIFFRKDDNSVWADLTNEGLDQKLLLRSDGTSVYMTQDIGTAEMRYEDYPIDKMIYVVGNEQNYHFQVLSILLDRLGFKWGKDLVHFSYGMVELPNGKMKSREGTVVDADELIAGMIADARQTSDELGKFDDMTEEEKQHIARIVGMGALKYFILKVDARKNMLFNPEESIDFNGNTGPFIQYTHARIRSILRKAEAEGTAIGRLEIKDLTLSEKEISLIQKLNDFPNVILQAGKDYSPSGIANYCYELTKEFNQFYHDHSILGAESEEAKQFRLVLARNVAKIIKTGMALLGIEVPERM; from the coding sequence ATGAACATAGAACAGCAACTCAGTCGCTCAGTCATGGCGGCAGTGAAAGCCTTGTACGGTCAGGAAATTCCCGAAAAGACCGCACAGGTGCAACAGACACGCAGTGAATTTGAAGGAAACCTCACATTGGTCGTGTTTCCTTTCCTGAAAATATCGAAGAAGAAACCCGAAGACACGGCGCAGGAAATCGGCGACTGGCTCTTGGAACACGAGCCGGCGATTGAACGCTTCAACGTGGTGAAGGGATTCCTGAACATGACTATCGCCCGAAAAGCGTGGGTGGAACTGCTCAACAGCATCGACGACGATGCGACGTTCGGCTGCAAGAAGGCAACCGACGAGAGTCCGCTGGTCATGATAGAATATTCATCGCCCAACACCAATAAGCCTCTACACCTGGGACATGTGCGCAACAACCTGCTCGGATGGAGCTTGGCACAAATCATGGAAGCCAACGGCAACCGCGTGGTGAAGACCAACATCGTCAACGACCGAGGCATCCATATCTGCAAATCCATGCTCGCATGGCAGAAATGGGGCAACGGCGAAACGCCCGAAACAAGCGGAAAGAAAGGCGACCACCTCATCGGCGACTACTATGTGGCGTTCGACAAACATTACCGCGAGGAAGTGGCTGCCCTGCAACAGCAACTCATCGCCGAGGGCGTGGATGCTGAAACAGCGGAGAAACGCGCCAAAGACGAGGCTCCACTGATGCAGGAAGCACGCCAGATGCTCATCCGCTGGGAACAGGAAGACCCGGAAGTGCGCGGACTGTGGAAGATGATGAACGACTGGGTGTATGCCGGATTCGATGAGACCTACCGCGAACTGGGTGTGGCATTCGACAAAATCTACTACGAATCGGAAACCTATCTCGAAGGAAAAAAGAAGGTAGAGGAAGGACTGGAAAAAGGAATCTTCTTCCGCAAAGACGACAACAGCGTGTGGGCTGACCTCACCAACGAAGGGCTCGACCAAAAACTGCTGCTGCGCTCGGATGGTACCAGTGTCTATATGACACAGGATATCGGAACGGCAGAGATGCGCTACGAAGACTATCCCATCGACAAGATGATCTACGTCGTCGGCAACGAGCAGAACTATCATTTCCAGGTGCTCTCCATCCTGCTCGACCGACTGGGATTTAAATGGGGAAAAGACCTCGTGCATTTCTCCTACGGCATGGTGGAACTGCCGAACGGTAAGATGAAATCCAGAGAGGGAACAGTGGTCGATGCCGACGAACTCATCGCTGGAATGATTGCCGACGCACGTCAAACGAGCGACGAACTGGGAAAATTCGACGACATGACTGAAGAGGAAAAACAACATATTGCACGCATCGTCGGCATGGGCGCCCTGAAATACTTCATCCTCAAGGTGGATGCGCGCAAGAACATGCTCTTCAATCCAGAGGAATCCATTGACTTCAATGGCAACACCGGACCCTTCATCCAATATACCCATGCCCGTATCCGAAGCATCCTGCGGAAGGCAGAGGCGGAAGGAACAGCCATCGGAAGACTGGAAATAAAAGACCTGACACTCAGCGAGAAAGAGATATCACTCATTCAGAAACTGAACGATTTCCCCAACGTCATCCTCCAGGCAGGAAAGGACTACAGCCCCAGCGGCATCGCCAACTACTGCTATGAACTGACCAAGGAGTTCAACCAGTTCTACCACGACCACAGCATCCTCGGAGCAGAAAGCGAAGAAGCCAAACAGTTCCGTCTCGTGCTGGCACGCAACGTGGCGAAAATCATCAAGACGGGCATGGCGCTGCTCGGCATCGAAGTGCCCGAACGAATGTAA
- a CDS encoding TIGR00730 family Rossman fold protein — protein sequence MRVGIFCSANNQIDAVYFEKTAELGRWLAQNGHEVVFGGCNLGLMECVARAAVEAGGHTVGVVPGIIEEHGRTSAFVSELVMCKDLNERKALMLGRSDVFVALPGGVGTLDEVFTVVASYTIGYHRKRVVLYNVNGFWNSLIALLKDMDGKGVIRGDWRAYIGVADNLEELQQQMMISTNQ from the coding sequence ATGAGAGTTGGAATTTTTTGTTCGGCGAACAATCAGATAGATGCCGTTTACTTTGAAAAGACGGCGGAACTGGGCAGGTGGCTGGCGCAGAACGGGCATGAAGTGGTGTTCGGCGGTTGCAATCTCGGTCTGATGGAATGCGTGGCACGGGCAGCAGTTGAAGCCGGTGGGCACACAGTGGGTGTGGTTCCAGGCATCATCGAGGAGCATGGACGCACGAGTGCGTTTGTGAGCGAGCTGGTGATGTGCAAAGACCTGAACGAGCGCAAGGCGCTGATGCTCGGACGGAGCGACGTGTTCGTCGCACTGCCGGGCGGAGTGGGCACGCTCGACGAGGTGTTCACCGTTGTTGCTTCCTACACCATTGGCTACCACCGAAAGCGCGTGGTACTGTACAATGTAAACGGCTTTTGGAACTCCCTGATAGCTTTGCTCAAGGATATGGACGGGAAAGGCGTCATCAGGGGCGACTGGCGCGCGTATATCGGTGTTGCCGACAATCTGGAGGAGCTACAACAACAGATGATGATATCTACTAACCAATAA